The Pontibacter korlensis sequence CACTGGCTTCTAATATGCCGGAGACAAAAGACAACGACTTTACCTGGAAAGATTACCAGGCCCGCAATAACAATGAGCTGCTGGCTATACTTGGTAACTTCATCAACCGTGCTGTGGTTCTCACCCAGAAGTACTACGAAGGAGCTGTGCCTGAGCGAGGTGAGCTCACAGATTACGATAGGGAGGTGCTAGGCGTACTGGAGGGCATGCCACTGGTGATTGCAACCTATATCGAGCGCTACCGCTTCCGCGATGCACTTGGCGAACTGATGAACCTGGCCCGCCTTGGTAACAAATACCTGGCTGACACTGAACCTTGGAAGCTGATCAAGACGGATGCTGAACGCGTGAAAACCATTATGAACATTGCGTTGCAGATTTCTGGCAGCCTTAGCATCCTGATGGAGCCGTTCCTGCCAGAGTCTGCTGGTAAGCTGCGCAGTATGCTTAGCCTGAATCCTGGTATGTGGGCAGATGCCGGTTCTGCAGATCTTGTGCCAGCCGGTCACATCATCGGCAAGCCAGAGCTGTTATTTGAAAGAGTAGAAGATGCCGCTGTAGATGCGCAGGTACAAAAGCTGCTGGACACGAAAAAAGCCAACGAAGTAGCCAATGCCACGGTAGAAACAGCCAAGGAGAACATCACTTTTGATGATTTCACGAAGATGGACATTCGTATTGGTACCATCCTAGAGGCTGAGAAAGTAGCCAAAACTAAAAAGCTCCTAAAGCTTAAAGTTGATACTGGCATTGACCAGCGCACAGTGGTAAGTGGTATTGCTGAGTTCTTTAAGCCAGAGGAGATTGTAGGGCAACAGGTAAGTATACTTGTGAACCTGGCTCCGCGCGAGATTAAGGGCATCACCAGCCAGGGTATGATCCTGATGGCTGAGAACCCTGATGGTTCACTGGCCTTTGTGCAGCCAAGTAAGCAGATCAAAAATGGTGGCGAAGTGAGGTAAAGCCTCTTTCCACTTGCATAGAATAGAAAAGAGCGGCTGCCTTGCCAAAGATAGCCGCTCTTTTACTTTTAGCTTTATCTGATGTGGATATTACCATTGATAATGCCTCTTTCGAGGATAGAGCCGGGCTTTGAGGCACCTCTTCAGAACTTTCTGCAGGGAATATTCTCTAAGCGTTACTGGGCCACTGCCATCGTCTCGGCTCCAGGAGTAGGTAGGTTCCGTTTTCTTACTCGTTCTTTTTCGATGTGCTGTACTACAAAGTATAAACCAACGGCTGTTACCACAGATAAAGCTCCTGTACACCACCACAAAGTGGCAAAGCCGTAAGTTGCGGCAAGTGTAGTGCCAAGGTACGGAGCCACCACGTGGGCAGCAGCATAGGATATAGTATAAAGGCCCATATAAGAACCCCTATTGGCTAAGCCGGAGCGCTCCACTGTTATGGTTGCCATAAAGGGCATAGCCAAAATCTCAGCCACGCTCAGCAACAGCATTGCCACTACAAGTATAGCCAAGTGCTGTGTCAGGTTAAGCAGTACAAAAGACAGGCCCAGCACCAGTACGCCCCCTGCAATCAGCCACGACTTGCGTACGCGATCTCCTATCAGGTAAACAAGAATCATTTCCAACAAGAACACAATGAGCCCGTTTAGCCCCAGCAGCAGACCGATCTTATTTTCTGATAAAGTATAAACCTGCCTGTAGTAGAGGGGTAGCGTAGAGAGTAGCTGAAAGAATATGGTGGCAAAGCAGCAGCAAAGTATGGCAAAGAGCACAAAATAGCCATCGCTGTAAGGTGAGCGAGCATTGGCTTTTGGCTCTATGGCATTAACTGTTTGCTGCGGCGGCTGCCCTTGCAGGTTCCGGAAGTAAAAGAAGAAGAACAGGCCCGCCAAAATACAGGTAAGTCCATCAGCTATAAACAACCAGCGGTACGAAATGGCTGCTAGCAAACCACCCAATGCAGGGCCAATGGAAAACCCCAGGTTGATGGCCATACGGTTCAGGGAGAAAGCCCTTGTCACGTTTTCGGGGCGAGCATAGGAGGCAATAGAGGAGGAGTTGGCAGGCCGCAAGGTATCGTTAACCAGGCTTAGTATAAATACGCCGGCCATCAATGCCTCGAACTGGCGTAGGCTTAGCAGCACAAAGTATAAACTGCCACCTACTGTCAGGCTTAGGAACTGCACTTTAAAGTGGCCTACTTTATCTGTCAGCCACCCGCCCAAAAAGGAACCGCACACTGAGCCCAAGCCATACATGCTGAGTACTATGCCCGCTTCTTTTAAGCTATAATCAAGCACCTCTGTCAGGTATACACTCAGGAAAGGCGTAACCATAGCACCGCTGCGGTTTATGAGCATAACCAGAGACATCATCCAGGCAGGGCGGGAGAGGCCTCCAAAAGCGTTGCGGTAGAGCAGAACTATCTTTTTCATAGCGGTTGGCAATGGCGTAGCATAAGGGCAAATGTATGGTTTCGGCAGGATATTTCTACAGCTGCTTACAGGAAAGTAAAAGCCCCTCACAAATATGGTCTGGGAGGGGCTTCAGGAAAGTTAAGCAGGAGTTTCTGCCTTGTTACTTAACTCAAGTTGCGTGATAGTGCACGCGGTGTAAAACAAAAAAATCTGTTCTGCCAGTGGCTAGAGTACGTTTTAAAGTTTGCAAAGACTCTTAAACCGTAACAGCCATGACAGAACAGACCATTACAATTTACTGCTTTATCGATGATTTCTTCCATGCTGTTGGCAGAAAAGATGACGCTCATTGCAAAATAAATGATGCCGAGCTGCTCACCACGGCTCTCTTAGCCGCCCGCTACTTCCACGGCAACCTGTGCTCGGCCTACTCATACATGCAAGCCCATCACGGGGTGAGGCTCATCGACAAATCCGGCTTTACCCGCCGCCTGCACAGCCTGCAGCCCAGTTGCTGGCTCTGTTTGCTGCCTTGGGCCAGAGCATCAAGGAGCTCAACACTTCCTCAGCTTACCTGATCGACTCTTTCCCGGTGGCCGTGTGCGACAACATCCGCATCCCTTTCTGCCACCTGCTTCAGGGAAAGGCCTATCGGGGCAAGTGCCAGAGCAAGCGGCGCTACTTCTACGGCTTCCGCGTTCAGGTCATCACCACCTCGGACGGAGTGCCGGTGCAGTTCTACATCCTGAGCCGGCTCTTTTGTCGACATCACTGCCTTCAAGGCCATGGAAGTAGCCCTGCCCCAGGACAGCCAGCTTTACGCCGACGCCGCCTACACCTGCTATGAGGTGGAGGACCTGCTCAGAGAATGCGAGCAGGTGGAGCTTCGCTGCTGCCGCAAGGCTAACAGCAAGCGAAAGGATGAACCCTGCATGGCCTTTCTCAAGGGCTACTACCGCAAGCGCATCGAAACCACCTTCTCCGGCATTACCGGCTTCTTCCCCAAGAAGATCCATGCCGTCACAGCCGAAGGTTTCATCCTCAAACTCATTCTCTTTATCTTCGCCTATACCCTAGCGCAAGTCATCGACTAGCTCGCAACTTGGGTTACTTGGTATTGTACTGGTTCATGGTGCGCTCCAGGCCAACAGTGCCAAACGCTATAACAGAATCAGCGGACTTTTCAATCAAGGTTTGCAGCTCCGGCTGTTCCTCTTCGCTGAACTTGCTGAGCACATAATCCACCTGCTTGCCCTTGTTATAATTGTCGCCAACGCCAAAGCGCAAGCGCGGATAGTTATTATGCCCTAATGTTTGCTCGATGTGCTTCAGGCCGTTGTGCCCGCCCGGGCTGCCTTTGGCACGAATGCGTAGTTTGCCAAAAGGGATGGCAATATCATCGGTAATCACCATCATCTGCTCTGGTGGCAATTTTAGGCTGTTGAGGTAGTGGCCAACTGCCTTACCGCTTAAGTTCATGTAGGTAGTTGGCTTTACCAGTACAAAAGTACGGCCCTTGGACTTGATCTCAGTAACAAAGGCATGGCGGCCTGTGTCAAACTTGCTGTCAAACTTGTTTGCCAGGTAGTCCAGCACCATAAAGCCAATGTTATGGCGTGTTTCAGCATACTCAGGACCAATATTTCCCAGGCCCACGATCAGGTATTTCATACTTGTATCTTCGGTTGTGGCTGTTGCTGTTGCTGTTGCATCAGCAGACAAGCCTAACCACTTTTTTATACTTTGAATAGGTGAATGGCTCAATTGCTAGATGGTTTTAACTGTTACTGCCGTGGAAATGGTTCGGCTAAGCAGCAAGATAACCATTTAACTATCCAGCCAAAACAAAAAATCCTGCCCCGCACGGAGCAGGACAGGACTTTGAGAATATTCTGAGCTGTGGCTCAAAAAATTACTTTTTGCCACGAGCTTCTTCAGCCTGTGCACTCTTAAGGGCACGCGGAATGGTTACTGTAGCGATTGGAGCGCTTGGGTTTGTCAGGATTTCGTAGTTATCCGGCTGGATTTTAGAAACTTTGATAGACTTACCAAGTTCCAGATCAGAGATGTTTACCTCTACGAAGTCCGGCAGGTTAGCAGGAAGCGCTTTGATTTTGATGCTACGCAGTTTAGTTACCAGCTTACCACCGGCCATTACACCAGGAGAGTTGCCAACAAACTTAACCGGAACATCAATCTTAACTTGCTTATCGTCCTGCAGCTCCAGGAAGTCAACGTGCAGCAGCATTTCGTTTACGGGGTGGAACTGAGAATCCTGAAGGATAGCACGGTAGTGAGTACCTTCAATGTTCAGGTCTACCTCGTGTACCTCTGGCGTGTAGATCAGGTCACGGAACAGGATAGCTGGAGCATAGAAATGAACCTGCTCCTGGCCACCGTAAAGTACGCCTGGTACAAAAGACTCATTACGCAGTTCTTTCGACTGCTGCTTGCCGAGATTTGCTCTTTTAAACCCTATAATCTCTAACGTTTTCATAAAAATGTTTTGTTAAAATATATTGCTACAAAAGTATAGCCTAATTAAATAAATAGTGAGCTGATCGACTCGTGTGTTACCACGTTGTTGATTGCTCTGGCGAACAGGTCTGCAAAAGACAGTACCTTGATCTTAGAACTCTCCTGCTTCAGCGGAATAGTGTCTGATACAACAAGCTCCTCCAGTACTGAGCTCTGGATGCGGTCATAGGCAGGGCCTGACAGCACCGGGTGCGTTGCAATGGCACGAACTGTTTTCGCTCCTTTATCTTTAAGCAGCTCGGCTGCTTTGGTAATAGTACCGGCTGTGTCAACCATGTCGTCTACCAGTACTACATCCATTCCTTCTACATCACCGATCACCTGCATAGAGGCAATCTCGTTAGCACGCTTACGGTGTTTGTCGCAAACAACCATTTCGGCGCCAAAGTTCTTTGCAAAGGCTCTTGTTCTTACCACACCACCTACGTCAGGCGATGCAAAGATAAGGTCTTCGCCCAGGTTTAGGCTGCGCAGGTAAGGCACAAAGATGGCAGAACCATCCAGGTGATCCACAGGAATGTCGAAGAAGCCCTGGATCTGGCCAGCGTGCAGGTCGCAAGTCATGAGGCGATCTGCACCTACCGACTGTATAGCATTAGCTACTACTTTAGAGCCTATTGCAACACGCGGCTTATCTTTTCTATCCTGGCGGGCGTAGCCATAGTATGGCATCACCACGATTACCTTGTGAGCTGAGGCTCGCTTGGCGGCATCCACCAGCAGCATTAGCTCCATCAGGTTATCAGCTGGCGGAAACGTAGAAAGTACGATGAACACCTCTGCGCCACGAACTGACTCGTTGTAATGTACACCTATCTCGCCATCGCTAAAGCGGGAGATAGTAAGGTCGCCGAGCTTGGTGCCATAGGCAGCGGCTATTTTCTCAGCCAGGTAACGGGATTCTGAACCAGAGAAGATTTTAACTTGTGGCATAACGGTGCTAAAAACTAAATAACGGTTGTTTGGGTTTAGTTGATTATGCCCGCAAAGCTACCAAAATTCCTGATGGCAGACATCAAATATTTCTGATTTTTAAATACTTACACCTGCTGTATAAGCAAAAAAAAGAACAACACCCTTGTGAGTGTTGTTCTTTTAAAGTTGTCCGACCAGGGCTCGAACCTGGACTCTTCTGAACCAAAATCAGACGTGTTGCCAGTTACACCATCGGACAATCTCCCTACTTGACTCTAGAATTGTTGTTCTGTTATCGTTTGGTGATGCAAAGATAGAGAGACGATTTTAAACTGCAAACAATTGGCTCAAAAAAAATCGATTTTTTTTCGTCTAAAATCTGCTTCAGGGCATCATTGTCGTACTTTTTGCCCTAGAAATGCTCCTCAAAAGAATGGCGATTATGGGGTTTAAAATGGCTTAATTTAATGAAAATCATAGTTTTATTTTAAAGAGATTTTTCAGAATAAAGCCAGCTTCGCGGGAGCTACAGGTACTGCTGATGCGGCTCTGAATTCCGCAAAAAAAATATGCCTTCCCTTAAAATCTTACTTGTCTTGCTGTCGAAGTTCCTCTTTTTGGTATGACAGGTACCGGTGGTTGTTTGCCGTCCGCCTAGCTATACTTATACAATAGGTGTATGGTCAATCCTGTCTCTTGATACTTAGTTGCAGTTACTACGCATAATTAATAAAAGAGTGAAGCAGGAGAAAGCATGAATGGGATTTTGGTAGAAAGTAAACCAGGAGCTGGTGCAGCAGGTGGAGTATTGTACTAAAATGGACCTGACTTGTACCAAGTATAGCTGTAATAAATATCTGCTTTTTTCTGTGTATAAACTGACACCCCTACGTGTTTTATGCGTAAAGAAGTCGGCAATAGCTTAACTTACTATGCTTCAGCTTATGACTACTGTTAACCCTGACCTTATTACAACTACGTGCGGACGTGAACTGGACCTGAGTACAACCGAGTTGGTGATAGAACGCTCCAACAGTTTGTTTAGCTATAATATACATAAGCTGAAAACAGGCGAGTATATCATTGCAGAGAAGTTCTACGCCAACCCTTTCAATAACCGCTATATCCTGCTCAACGATGAGCAGATAGAACTACTGAAACAGTTATAGATATAACTGTAGCCTTCTTGACTCGTTAAACGTTGCGCAGCTAAGCTTTGCCAAATGTGCTGTAGTGAATCTTAACAGCAAATCATACTTCAGGTATAGCGTCCTTGTGAAGGGAGTATAACAAAGCTCTTCCTGAGGCAGCCAGCCTTTATATAGTTTACTGCAGTGCACACATTACTATTATAGTGTATCTGCATCTACTCAAATAAATATAAAGGGTTGGTGAATGCTGATCGGGTCCTTAGCACGACCTTTTGCCTACTTAATTCAGTGGCGCAAAACTTTTTAAATCCTGGCATGGATATAAGAGATTAATCCATTAGTTTTGCACCCTGAAATAACTCCGTTATAATAGTTAATAATTATAAAAAGTCAAATGGCGAATATTGGCAGAATAACCCAGGTTATCGGTCCGGTTGTGGACGTTAGCTTTGTGGGTGAAAACTCTAAGCTACCAAATATTTTGGATGCCCTACAAGTGACGAAGGACAACGGCCAGGTAATTGTGCTGGAAGTGCAGAATCACCTTGGGGAAGACCGCGTACGTACCATTGCGATGGACTCTACCGAAGGTCTTACTCGTGGCGCTGAAGTTGTTGACCTGGGTGGCCCAATCAAAATGCCGACAGGCGAAGGCATCAAAGGCCGTCTTTTCAACGTAATTGGCGAAGCCATTGACGGTATTCCACAGCCTCAAAGCACAGGTGGTCTGCCAATCCACAGACCTGCTCCTCGTTTCGAGGACCTTGCTACTTCTTCTGAAGTACTTTATACAGGTATCAAAGTAATCGACCTTATCGAGCCTTATGCAAAAGGTGGTAAAATCGGTTTGTTCGGTGGTGCCGGTGTAGGTAAAACAGTATTGATCCAGGAGCTGATCAACAACATCGCGAAAGCACACGGTGGTCTTTCTGTATTTGCCGGTGTAGGTGAGCGTACACGTGAGGGTAACGACCTTCTGCGTGAGATGATCGAGGCTGGTATCGTGCGTTACGGAAAAGAGTTCTTAGAGTCTCTTGAGCACGGTGGCTGGGATCTTTCTAAAGTTGACCAGGAAGAACTGAAGGAGTCTAAAGCTACCTTCGTGTTCGGTCAGATGAACGAGCCTCCTGGGGCGCGTGCACGTGTTGCTCTTTCTGGTCTTACTATGGCGGAGTACTACCGCGATGGTGAGCCTGGCTCAAGCGACGCTGGTCGTGACATCCTGTTCTTCGTAGATAACATCTTCCGCTTCACACAGGCGGGTTCTGAGGTATCAGCCCTTCTTGGCCGTATGCCATCTGCGGTAGGTTACCAGCCAACACTGGCAACTGAAATGGGTGCCATGCAGGAGCGTATTACGTCTACTAAGCGTGGTTCCATTACTTCGGTACAGGCCGTTTACGTACCTGCCGACGACTTAACTGACCCTGCTCCAGCGACAACTTTCGCTCACTTGGACGCAACTACAGTACTTTCTCGTAAAATTTCCGAGCTTGGCATCTACCCAGCGGTAGACCCTCTGGACTCTACTTCGCGTATCCTGACGCCAGACGTAGTAGGTGAAGACCACTACAACACTGCACAGCGCGTGAAAGAGATTCTGCAGCGCTACAAAGAGCTTCAGGATATTATTGCCATCCTTGGTATGGACGAACTTTCTGACGAGGATAAACTGGTTGTACACAGAGCGCGTCGTGTGCAGCGTTTCTTGTCTCAGCCTTTCCACGTGGCAGAGCAGTTTACAGGCCTGAAAGGTGTACTGGTAGATATCAAAGACACCATCAAAGGCTTTAACGAGATCATGGACGGTAAGTATGACCACCTGCCTGAGTCAGCTTTCAACTTGGTTGGTACCATTGAGGATGCTGTGGCTAAAGGTGAGAAAATGCTAGCCGAAGCAAAATAGATTTAAATTAGTTTAGAGTTAAGAGTTTAGAGTTAAGAGTGGTTAAGCCCATACTTTGACTTTAAACTTTTAACTCTTAACTCTTAACTAAAAAGAATGTATTTAGAGATAATCACACCTGACAAAAAGGTTTATGCCGGTGAGGTAGAGGCTGCTCAGTTCCCGGGAGCTAATGGCTCTTTCGAGGTGCTGGACTCACACGCCCCGCTCATCAGCACCCTTGACAAAGGAAGCATCCGTATCACTACCAACAAAGGACAGGAGTTCTTTACCGTGGACGGTGGTGTGGTAGAAGTGCTCAACAACAAGATTATTGTACTAGCTGAGTCTGTAACTGAGTAACAGCCGGTACCAAAGTATAAAGCAAGGCCTCCTGTTCTTAATGAGTAGGAGGCCTTGTTGTTTTTGAACAGATGAGAAGATTGGTAACGGGCTTGGCTAAAATGAGCCTTGGTTCTTTTTAGCTCTTGTTGAGCTAGGTGGGTTGTCATTCAGAACATTGACTAAGTTCTCTGCTTCCTGTTTGCTTAGAGTCTGCCCGAAGACTTTGTTATTTCCGTAGTATCCAAACTGTATTTGTTCACCAGTAATCCCATACATTCTGAATACCAAAGGGGACGTTTGTTTTGTCACCACTCTAAAATTGTCTACTTGGCTTGATTCATACTTTCTTTTAGAAGTCAGGATTGTGCCGAGCTTTTGAATTGTCAGTTCCTGAGCATTCAACTCAATTCTTTCTTTTCCATTTAGGTGCCACAGGAAGTATTTGATCACAAACACTCCTGCCAGTAGTATGAGAGTTGTGAAAATGATTAGCTCACCGTCTATTTTTTCAGGATTGGTAGCTAAGCCATAAAGTATTGTCAATGTGATGCCAGCCCAAACAAGCGACCAAGCCCCAGTAAGAAATAGAATCAGGTAGTTCGCTTCTCTTTTAAGCGTTACTATAAGACTACTATGCTCGCCAGATTCTATTCTCACTTTCTCTTTTATCATTCCTATTAAGCTCAACTAATGTGTAACAGGAGCTTTATTCCTTTTATCTGCACTGTATCTTAAGTGCTTTTAATTTGGGGCTGTATGAAAGAAATATAAACCTACACTACCCGCTCCTCCTTTACAATATAAGAATTCCTCCTTACTTTTAACCATACTTACACTTACACAGCATGCCACACATCCACCCTAAAACTACCCCTATTTACCAGACTTCTGTTTTCGCCTTTGAGGACCTGAATGCGCTGGAGTCATACTTTGAGCAGCCGGGGCAGAGCTACATGTACACTCGCTATGGCAACCCAAATACAGATGAGCTGGCAAAGGAGGTGAACAAGTTGGAAGGAGGTGCTGGGGGAGTAGCAACCTCATCGGGCATGTCGGCAATACTGGCGGCTGTACTAGCTGTTTGTAAGGCAGGAGACCATGTGCTATATGCAGAGGAGATCTATGGAGGTTCTTCGGCACTGCTGTCTCAGGAGTTAATCCGGGTTGGCATTGAAGTATCCTTTGTGCCCACAGCCGATACTTATATTTTAGACAACTACATACAACCAAATACACGCCTGTTGCTGGCAGAAACAATGAGCAACCCGCTGTTGCAGGTGCTGGACGTGGCAAGGCTGGCACAGGAAACACAGAGGCATGGCATAAAGCTGGCAATCGACAACACCTTTGCTACACCTATACTTACTAAGCCACTCGACCTGGGTGCTGATATAGCTATTCATAGTGTAACAAAGTACCTCTCGGGACACAGCGATGTAACAGCTGGTGTAGTTGTATGCAAAGAGCAGGAGGACCTGCAGCGGGTACAGAAGGTAATGATGGTGTATGGGTTAAACCTAAGCCCGTTTGAAGGCTGGTTAGCCGCGCGAGGGCTAAAAACACTGCGCCTTCGTATGAAGCAGCATTGTAATACCGCGCTTGAAATAGCCAATTATCTGAAGCAGCATCCAAAGGTAGAAAAAGTATGGTACCCTGGGTTAGCAGAGCACCCTCAGTATGAGCTGGCTAAGCAGCAGGGGCAGGGAATGTTCGGAGGAATGCTCAGCTTTAAAATAGTAGATGAAACAGAGGCTGTAAACCGCTTTATGCGTGCTTTGTCTGGCATACCTTTTACTCCTTCGCTTGCGGGCGTAAGTACCTCTATCTCTTACCCCTTGGGTACCTCGCACCGCTCATTAACTTCGGAGCAGCAACAGAAAATGGGAATTACAGCAGGAGTAATTCGTTTTTCAGTAGGTATAGAAGAGCCGGAGGAGCTGATAGCTGAACTTGAAACCGCTTTAGCAGAAGTATAAACCGGTAAAACAGCAGAGGCTCCAGATATCTGGAGCCTCTGCTGTTTTACCGGTATCGTTAGAAGTATTACCGCTGCCGGAATTCATTTAACTCGATTTTATACAAGTCGTTTCTGGTGTCGTGGTAAACGCTGTAAGAGGTAGGGTATAAACCAGATGGATCCCAGCGCTGTGGCTGCTTGATAGGTGCAGTTACATCCACTCCTTCAGTAAAGAAAGAGGTTGCTACCATAGGCTCCTGAAATATTATTCTGCCGTTATAAGAGCCGTAGATGTAGGTATGAGTAAAAGGTTCTCCATTCAACTCTGGGCTGGTACTGTCTACCCAGTGCATTCCCATAAAAGGTACAGCGCCAGCCTGTACATAATCTTCGGGTAAAAAGGCAGGATCCGGAAAGTTATTTAGTTCTTCCTCATTCTCCGGAAGTATAGCCATACGTTCCTGGTTCGTAATGGTATAGAAATGGAAGTCGAAATGAGGTACATCATATATCCCGTCAGGCTCATGTCCTGCAGGATAATAATCTACCATCACGAGCTTCGTAGGCATGTTTGGTGTTAGCTCGGGTAAGGGCAAAATAAGCACCTGCATCTCATCGGGCAGCGAATTCATGGCCGATTCAGAGACAGCAATGCCTAGGCCTGTAAGGCGTGTGCCAGTCATTTCTACATAACTTTGTGCATAACCCTGGCCTAAGCTAACACGCTCTCCATAGCGGACACTGGTCAGGTTAAATTCATCGTCGTCTGGGTTACAGCCTGCAAACAGCAGCAAACAGAAGGAAAAAGTGGTAAGAATAAGTTTTTTCATAGCTAACAATAGGATTATAAAGTGACCAAATAGA is a genomic window containing:
- a CDS encoding MFS transporter; the encoded protein is MKKIVLLYRNAFGGLSRPAWMMSLVMLINRSGAMVTPFLSVYLTEVLDYSLKEAGIVLSMYGLGSVCGSFLGGWLTDKVGHFKVQFLSLTVGGSLYFVLLSLRQFEALMAGVFILSLVNDTLRPANSSSIASYARPENVTRAFSLNRMAINLGFSIGPALGGLLAAISYRWLFIADGLTCILAGLFFFFYFRNLQGQPPQQTVNAIEPKANARSPYSDGYFVLFAILCCCFATIFFQLLSTLPLYYRQVYTLSENKIGLLLGLNGLIVFLLEMILVYLIGDRVRKSWLIAGGVLVLGLSFVLLNLTQHLAILVVAMLLLSVAEILAMPFMATITVERSGLANRGSYMGLYTISYAAAHVVAPYLGTTLAATYGFATLWWCTGALSVVTAVGLYFVVQHIEKERVRKRNLPTPGAETMAVAQ
- a CDS encoding trans-sulfuration enzyme family protein; translated protein: MPHIHPKTTPIYQTSVFAFEDLNALESYFEQPGQSYMYTRYGNPNTDELAKEVNKLEGGAGGVATSSGMSAILAAVLAVCKAGDHVLYAEEIYGGSSALLSQELIRVGIEVSFVPTADTYILDNYIQPNTRLLLAETMSNPLLQVLDVARLAQETQRHGIKLAIDNTFATPILTKPLDLGADIAIHSVTKYLSGHSDVTAGVVVCKEQEDLQRVQKVMMVYGLNLSPFEGWLAARGLKTLRLRMKQHCNTALEIANYLKQHPKVEKVWYPGLAEHPQYELAKQQGQGMFGGMLSFKIVDETEAVNRFMRALSGIPFTPSLAGVSTSISYPLGTSHRSLTSEQQQKMGITAGVIRFSVGIEEPEELIAELETALAEV
- the atpD gene encoding F0F1 ATP synthase subunit beta → MANIGRITQVIGPVVDVSFVGENSKLPNILDALQVTKDNGQVIVLEVQNHLGEDRVRTIAMDSTEGLTRGAEVVDLGGPIKMPTGEGIKGRLFNVIGEAIDGIPQPQSTGGLPIHRPAPRFEDLATSSEVLYTGIKVIDLIEPYAKGGKIGLFGGAGVGKTVLIQELINNIAKAHGGLSVFAGVGERTREGNDLLREMIEAGIVRYGKEFLESLEHGGWDLSKVDQEELKESKATFVFGQMNEPPGARARVALSGLTMAEYYRDGEPGSSDAGRDILFFVDNIFRFTQAGSEVSALLGRMPSAVGYQPTLATEMGAMQERITSTKRGSITSVQAVYVPADDLTDPAPATTFAHLDATTVLSRKISELGIYPAVDPLDSTSRILTPDVVGEDHYNTAQRVKEILQRYKELQDIIAILGMDELSDEDKLVVHRARRVQRFLSQPFHVAEQFTGLKGVLVDIKDTIKGFNEIMDGKYDHLPESAFNLVGTIEDAVAKGEKMLAEAK
- the pth gene encoding aminoacyl-tRNA hydrolase, whose translation is MKYLIVGLGNIGPEYAETRHNIGFMVLDYLANKFDSKFDTGRHAFVTEIKSKGRTFVLVKPTTYMNLSGKAVGHYLNSLKLPPEQMMVITDDIAIPFGKLRIRAKGSPGGHNGLKHIEQTLGHNNYPRLRFGVGDNYNKGKQVDYVLSKFSEEEQPELQTLIEKSADSVIAFGTVGLERTMNQYNTK
- a CDS encoding ribose-phosphate pyrophosphokinase, encoding MPQVKIFSGSESRYLAEKIAAAYGTKLGDLTISRFSDGEIGVHYNESVRGAEVFIVLSTFPPADNLMELMLLVDAAKRASAHKVIVVMPYYGYARQDRKDKPRVAIGSKVVANAIQSVGADRLMTCDLHAGQIQGFFDIPVDHLDGSAIFVPYLRSLNLGEDLIFASPDVGGVVRTRAFAKNFGAEMVVCDKHRKRANEIASMQVIGDVEGMDVVLVDDMVDTAGTITKAAELLKDKGAKTVRAIATHPVLSGPAYDRIQSSVLEELVVSDTIPLKQESSKIKVLSFADLFARAINNVVTHESISSLFI
- a CDS encoding 50S ribosomal protein L25/general stress protein Ctc, with amino-acid sequence MKTLEIIGFKRANLGKQQSKELRNESFVPGVLYGGQEQVHFYAPAILFRDLIYTPEVHEVDLNIEGTHYRAILQDSQFHPVNEMLLHVDFLELQDDKQVKIDVPVKFVGNSPGVMAGGKLVTKLRSIKIKALPANLPDFVEVNISDLELGKSIKVSKIQPDNYEILTNPSAPIATVTIPRALKSAQAEEARGKK
- the atpC gene encoding ATP synthase F1 subunit epsilon, encoding MYLEIITPDKKVYAGEVEAAQFPGANGSFEVLDSHAPLISTLDKGSIRITTNKGQEFFTVDGGVVEVLNNKIIVLAESVTE